The following are encoded together in the Mumia sp. Pv4-285 genome:
- a CDS encoding alpha/beta fold hydrolase → MGDQILDERSLDGLETRFVTLHGHRRAYRMLGSGPAVLLLHGLGCDSSTWLGVAGQLAERFTVVAPDFLGHGESDRPRADYSLGGYANAMRDLLTYLEIERVTVVGHSLGGGVAMQFAYQYPERTERICLVAPGGLGGDVSPLIRLLTVPGAALGLAAATLAPLRFPVRTALRALARTGLPHTRDLGEAADVYALLCDADARSAVLAVTSHAVDWRGQRITMNDRAYLAEVIPLCLVWGVADSVIPARHALAAQRRSPHTVVELFPDCGHFPHKDAPELFVEVFTRFVESAPPATFRPRRWRSVLRNGARVDGSQDSIEAAAAVVDLRSGAAG, encoded by the coding sequence TCCTCGACGAACGGAGCCTCGACGGGCTCGAGACGCGGTTCGTGACGCTCCACGGCCACCGCCGCGCGTACCGGATGCTCGGCAGCGGGCCGGCGGTCCTGCTGCTGCACGGGCTGGGCTGCGACTCGTCGACGTGGCTGGGCGTCGCCGGGCAGCTCGCCGAGCGGTTCACCGTCGTCGCGCCCGACTTCCTGGGTCACGGCGAGTCGGACCGGCCGCGGGCCGACTACTCGCTGGGTGGTTACGCGAACGCGATGCGCGACCTGCTGACGTACCTCGAGATCGAGCGGGTCACCGTCGTCGGGCACAGCCTCGGCGGGGGAGTGGCGATGCAGTTCGCCTACCAGTACCCCGAGCGCACGGAGCGCATCTGTCTGGTCGCACCCGGAGGGCTCGGCGGCGACGTGTCACCGCTGATCCGCCTCCTCACGGTGCCTGGTGCAGCGCTCGGTCTTGCTGCCGCCACGCTCGCACCTCTGCGGTTCCCCGTCCGCACGGCGCTGCGCGCCCTCGCACGGACGGGCCTGCCGCACACCCGGGACCTCGGCGAGGCCGCCGACGTCTACGCGCTGCTGTGCGACGCCGACGCGCGGTCGGCGGTGCTCGCCGTCACCAGCCATGCCGTGGACTGGCGCGGCCAGCGGATCACCATGAACGACCGCGCCTACCTCGCCGAGGTGATCCCGCTCTGCCTGGTCTGGGGCGTCGCGGACAGCGTGATCCCGGCTCGCCACGCGCTCGCGGCGCAGCGCCGCTCACCGCACACGGTGGTCGAGCTGTTCCCGGACTGCGGCCACTTCCCGCACAAGGACGCACCGGAGCTGTTCGTCGAGGTGTTCACACGGTTCGTGGAGTCAGCGCCGCCGGCGACGTTCCGACCACGCCGGTGGCGTTCGGTCCTGAGGAACGGCGCACGCGTCGACGGATCCCAGGACTCCATCGAGGCTGCGGCGGCCGTCGTGGATCTCAGGAGCGGCGCCGCGGGGTGA